The Sulfitobacter sp. SK012 nucleotide sequence GAATCGCTTGGGTCGAACAAAATAAGCAGGTGGAAGTTTCCGTCTCCGACATGTCCTACGATAGGAGCAATTAGACCTGCTTCGCTTACCAACTCTTTGGTTCGTGCAATGCATTCGGCCAGCGCCGAAATTGGAACGCAGCAATCAGTGACGACGCCGTCGCAACCCTTACGTAGTGACTTTGCAGCATAGTAGGCATTGTGGCGGGCTTCCCACAGACGATTGCGATCTTCCGCCTTGGTCGCCCATTCGAAGCCCGAGACGCTAAATTCTTCGCCTACACTTTCAAACAGCTCTACCTGCTCTTTCACGCCAGCATCGGAGCCATGAAACTCGAGGAACAAATGCGGCGTCTCGGGCAGGTTCAGATCGGGATTGAAGATGTTCATCCCTTTCATTTGCAACTCATCCAGAAGCTCAACCCGAGCCAGAGGGAGCCCCATTTGAATAGCCATAATCACAGTATTCACCGCATCATCGACACTATCAAACGCGCAGGTGGCGGCGAGGATTGTGTCCGGATGGCCAAACAGGCGTACTGTCAGCTGTGTGATGATCCCCAGCGTCCCTTCCGAGCCAACAAATAGGTGTGTCAGATCGTATCCGGACGAAGATTTACGCGCCCGCGAACCAGTTTTGATGATCGTTCCGTCAGGCAAAACAACCTCAAGTGCTAGCACATTTTCGCGCATGGATCCGTATCGAACGGTGTTGGTTCCCGAGGCCCGGGTCGCAGCCATCCCGCCAAGTGTGGCGTCTGCACCTGGATCGACCGTGAACATCAATCCAGTAGCACGCAAGTCTTCGTTCAGCTGGGTCCGGGTGACACCGGGCTGTACAACAGCATCCAAGTCGCTTTCGTGGATTTCGAGAACCTTGTTCATTCGGCTCGTGTCGACACTGATCCCACCGTGGATCGGAATAACATGGCCCTCAAGTGACGTGCCTATGCCGAAAGGTACAACGGGAACCTGGTATTCTGAACAAACCTTCATCAACGCAGAAACCTCTTCAGTGCTTTCGGGAAATGCCACGGCATCCGGCAGTGCCGGTTTAGAATAAGCCTCGTCACGGCCATGAATTTCCCGGATGGAGTCTCCGGTTGAAAGGCGCTCACCCAGTAGGTCTTTTAACGCAGCAATGGCGTTAGCAATATTGTTCTGAACCACTTCAGTTCCCCTTGTTCTTTCTGGAAGAGATGTCTGGTCAAATTTTTGGTGGTGGCGTGGCCGAAGGCGCACCCATGGTCGCCGCAACGGCTTTGCCGCCATAGCCTTCGATCATGGCTTCTTGGTCTGCGAACAACGGTGTCATCGCAGCATAAGGACCGAAATAAGTCGTATTTCCTGCGGCGTGCCAAGTTGATCCAGACGTCAATTCGCGGCTCTCGATCAATAGGCTGTCAGTCCAACCCATCTTTGCGAGCCAATACAGCACCGACGCACCAACGATGCCGCCCCCAACGACCGCAACCTGAACATCAGCTTTCATTTGACCCTCCCAAACGTAACACATTGGAGGCCCAAAGGTGCGATAGGTCAATCAGAGATCCGTTACGTTCAAATACAGACGTTGAGATTTGAAAGTCGTACGGCAGAAGATTTTAGAGACCTGCAGTCCCGATCAGTGCAAGTTGTTGCTCAACTACGCACTAGATAATGTGAACTTATAGATACTATCTACTATATCTTGATTTGTTCTTGTAATGTTCTATATTGGGTAGAAATCACACTAAGGAGAGATTCCCATGAGTGCTACCCAACAGACGGGTGCGCCGTCGACGCCATCTAACGACTACCACCAGGTTCCAGTTACCGGAAAACAGCTGGCCTATGCGCGGCAAATCTCTACGCGCACTGGCGTTGTTCTCCCTTGGGATGTTCAGCAGAATCGCTACGCGCTTTCCCGTTGGATTGATACGCACAAGATCGCGAAACAAACCGGGCAGTTTTCGAACTACCCAAGTTCAAAACAGGTGGGCTTTGCCGAGCGAATTGCGCGCATGAAGCGACGCGAAGTGCCGCGGGAATGCTTTAGAGATCGTACGATAATGTCAAAGTGGATTGACGCAAATCTATGAAAATAGGGTTAGTATTACTGACTTATTTAACATAGTGCCTACTATGCGCGGTCAGTAGTTGACCTGTTCGAACCCATAATTGCCGACATAATCACGCCATTCCACAAAGACAGAACGATGATAAATACTTGGGCAATTTGACCCCCAACGCTCTAAGCCAAGGTGGGCGTCCGGCAGGGCCTGTGGAGATGATCGCGACCAAAAAAAGTCGCCTTGTGTTTTGTAGGTTCCCAAATAAATGTTCGCCGAACGATTGCAGTCGCCATCGCGCCCAGATTCATGTTGACGGGCGTACCGAACATCAAAGACTCGGATGGAGCGTACGAAATTGAATTCTGGACCGCTGATATCTATGTCAGCGCGATCTTGAACCAGACGGGGAGCAAAATCGCCTTGGGCCAAAACACTGGGGTTTTCATTTCTTCGCAGAATTACGTGCTCAAGTATTGGCGCAAAGCTTCCATCCATCATTGGCACCGATTGAAGCGGAAGGTCCTTTCGTTCATCCGATAATATATCATAGATTCGACCAAAGTGGCTTTCCGTTCGGTCGGTCTGGTATGAGGCACCCATAGGACAACGCCAAATCTGCAATGGAGGCTCAACGGGCCAAGGAGTGATGCGCCGGATGAATTCCGCGCGCGCGCGTGTACATGGAGCTGATGCCGGCCAGCCTCCCGACAAGCACAAAAGGATTGCGCAATCGATCTGGTAGGTTTGAGCATTGGCACGGGTCGCAAACCCGACGTTGGTAAAACACAGTGCCATCACGGCAGAAAGAAAGCATATTCTGAGTGAACCTAACATGGAGACCATCCTTATCAGAAGGGATGCCCCAGCATGCTATTAATAATATACTATTGCAACTCCAAATATAGTATTATATTTGGGCGCATAAGATTTATTATGTAAAATAAAAATGTGAGCAAGACGCGTGACCGGCCCAATGCACGACGTAATGACTATTATACGATAAGTCAATATTATTGACCTACTTTACCGAATTTCTCTATGCCCCTTCCCTGAAGCGGCCATCAAGACCTGACATTTAGAGGCCCGCTCTGCGGGACGAAGCCGCCGTTAGCGGTGGTTCGACCAATGGCTGCTTTGCCGCAAGCGAGGTCGTGTTAGGCTTGTCTATTTCCGCAACATTGGAATCTTTAGCCCGTCATGGGATGATACCATCAGAATGCTAAATCGTTTCTGCCGCGTTTCTTCCCTTTTGGCGCTCATCACCCACCAGATTGAATCCCGCTTGTAGGAAGGTGCCAAACTGGAAAAGAAGGCCCACGCGGTTTGGTTTGCCATGAACTGGACCTCAAACGCGGGGTCGAGCAGCATATTTCTGCTCTGCGATGTGTAGCCTTCTTTGTCGCTTCTGGAGTGAAAGAGCTGCAATCCCGCTGGCTTCATCTTTCCAGCACCGATCAGCACATTGACTTTTTGAACATTAACCGCACTCCAAACGCTTTTCTGTTTGCGCGGGGTAAAGCGGATTTTGTAGCTCTGATCATCAATCGATTTTCGGATGCCATCGATCCAGCCAAAACATAGCGCGACATCAACGGATGCAGACCAGGATATGCTCGGACGCCCGGTGTTCTTTTTATAGTACCCCACCCACAGTTCGTCGGCACTGGTACAATGGTCTTCCATCCAATCGTTAAACGCATCTTGCGTGGGGAAAAAGGCAGGGTCTTGCATTGTCTTTCCCTTTACGGAGATGTGCGCCCACCATTCTTGATGATGGGCGCAACTATCGTGGTGTTTTATCGAAAGTTAGCTTGCTCTGATTTACGCGAGCCAGTCCAGGATTGCTTTGGTCGTCTCTTCTGGCTTTTCTTCTTGAATCCAGTGGCCTGCGTCAATGCTGACAACGTCAACGTTTGGCACAAAATCACTCAGGTTTGGCGATTTTGGGATCACGTCATATTCTCCATAAATCATCAGCGCAGGATGCAAAACAATAGGATCAACCTCCGCCAAAAGATGCCAGTTGCGATCTAGGTTTCGATACCAGTTGATGCTGCCCGTGAAGCCAGAGACTTCGAATGCTTTGTCGAGCACAGACAGCTCGTCATCGCTCAAGAGTGGCTCACCGGCTGCCGTTTCGGACTCGGCCAGATTGATCATCATCATCCCCGGTTCTGGGGGCAGCAAAGGTTCATTTTTGCGGTAGAGGTTTTGCAGAAACTGCCGCCGGTTGGCCTCCAGAACCGCATCTGCCACGCCGGGCTTGCGGTTGAAATGCACCATGTAGTTATCTGGCCCCATAAAACTCTCGATCAATTCGACCCACGGTGTCTCTCCGCGTTCTTGATAAGGAAGCGCCAGAGCGATGACCTTGCTCACGCGCTTGGGGTGCAGCAACGCCATCCCCCAAACAACATTCGCACCCCAGTCATGACCAACGAAAACGGCATCATCGTATCCAAAGTGATCAAGCAGCGCGACAAGATCACCAGTCAGATGTGTGAGATCATATGCGGTGACGTCAGTCGGTTGCGACGAATGACCATAACCACGTTGATTGGGGACAATGACGTGATAGCCAGCGGCCGCAAGCGCGGACACTTGGTAACGCCATGAAAATGCATGCTCTGGCCAGCCGTGACATAGCACGATCGGATTCCCTGCATTTTCTCTTCCAGCTTCGAAGACTTCTAGTTCCACACCATTGACTGCGATCATGGTAGGTTGGGGGAAGTCATTAGGATAAAACATTAATATGCCATTTCTGCTTATTCGGGGCACTCAGATAGCGACGCTACACCTGATGCTCGGTTGGTTACTCGGTTTGTGTCAAACGCCCTACTGGCGTCGACATTCGTGACCTATGATGTAATGGTATCAAAATCTGACACCTTTGATCGATGGTACAAACAAAATGAATGTACGCCTTCGCCAAGAAGCCATCATACGCAGCCTACGTCGCAATGGATCATCAACCATTGCCGCGCTTACCGAACAGGTCGGGGCATCGCGTAGCACCTTGTTGCGCGATATTAGTGCGCTACGGGATCAGGGTTTTGTCATTCATTCCGAACCCGGTCGCGGCGGAGGACTGCAACTTGATCCGCGTTCAGTTCAGACCGCGCCACGTCTTTCCGTGACCGAGGTGTTTGCGCTCTTAATCAGTGTCGCGTCTATGCGTGCGGCAGGAAACCTTCCATTTTCAAGCTTCGCTGATGCCGGACTTGCAAAGATCGAAAAGGCACTGCCGTCAGACAAAATTACCGATCTAAGGGATTTTCTGGACTGCCTGTATATCGGAGAATTAGCCCCGCAGGTGGACAGGTCCAACATTGGCACAATGGACCCCGCCTTGCTCCCCGAATTCGAGGTAGCTTTCCTTCATCGATTGTATTTGCAGTTCGATTATTGCGATGTAAAAGGTGTGAGCAGCATACGAACGGTTGAGCCACAAGCGATGCTGATCCTGCCGCCGCTTTGGTATCTGGTAGCTTGGGATCCAGCGCGTGACGATTTCCGGCATTTCCGCATGGATCGGATCAGAGAACCGCACTGTATCGAAGGAACGACATTTCGAAAAAGGCATGTCGTTTTCGACGATACCGTTCGACCTCTGGATAGCACACAACGCTAGTATTTCCGATTATGGGACAGCGTCTGAACTGAATATCAACGCTCAATTTTGAAATCGCTCGGGCGATCAGATCCTAATCCACATATAATAGCGGACGTTCGCCGCGATGCAGAAAACTGGTAGAGTGGTCTCGTTACTGCCGTTCGCTGCGTTTGCAAACAAAATCATCGTCAAATCGGAGGGCGAGCGGCGGCTACGCGGGACAAAGCAGAACTTCGCTGCGGGTGCACAAATGTCCGCTTCGACGTGCCGTACTGAAATCGACAGTTCTTGCCGATGACCGTAGCGCATGAGTTTCAGTGTATTTCTACGCGCTGGGGCTAGGTGCAATTCTTAACTAGATGGCTGGCAGAATTCGTTAAGCGACAGGTTTTTCAAAAGTATATACGGGACGCAGTCCGATACCTTTTTCAACCGAACCCCACAGGTCCCTCTCTCCAAGGTACTTCATAGCGATCTTCTGGATTATTCGCTCTGACCCCGTATTTCCAGGTACGAATGACGCGTAGAAACGATTCCACCGCTCCTGAGACAAAAACCATTCGCGACTGGCAATCGCCGCCTCAAGGCCAACACCCTTACCCCAACTCTCTTGCTTATAGCCATAGCCTAGCTCAAGGCGGTACCCATCGATATGCCCCGGCTCAAAGCCACAGAAGCCCAGCAATTCCCCCAATGGCGCGATTGCTTCTGAGTTCGAGCAAACCGCCCATCCGCCAAAGTCTTCATCGGACCATTGCGCCATGTACAAGTCGATGTATTCCCGAGCATAGACCCTGCGCTCGTCATCTGTCTGGGGATCATGAGGCAGCATCGCCATGACATTTGGATTTCCGAAAATGCCCCTGACCATGGGCTCAATGTCGTCATCCGAAAAGGGACGTAGCAGAAGCCTTTGCGTTTTCAGGGTTGGCACATCCACAAGTGGTCTCCAATTCTTATAGTTAACTGATACCGTCCGCGCGTTACCCAAACCACGGCTATTCGAGGGCGCAGGTTTCGGACAAATCAAACTCCGCTAAGCGGATAGAAGCAGACAATTGGGACCGAGTTAAGCTGTACGCGGAAACAAAGGTCGTCGCGGATATACCGCCAAACATCGCGCATCAGGTCCAAGCAATTGCTGTCCCGACCAGCACCAAGCCCATCCCTGATAACTCTCTAAAGGTGTAAGTTTCATCGTAGTGAAGTACGGAAAATGCGCCAAGGAACACTACTTCAGCCCCCAAAATTCCAACGTAGATCAGTCCGAGCCGTTCATTTCTGAGCGCGAATACCTCAAATGTGGCTGCTGTTAAGAGCGCGGCCGCAATTATAAGAGCTAAGCCAAGAGTCGGAAGCTCAGCAAGTGACTTCATTGCGATCATGGCAACGCAATAGAAGAGGCCTGAAATCAGCGCGAGTATGGCTACTGGTTGAAGCATTTTGAAGAACTCAAATTCCAACGACGAATTTATAGATGATGTAAGGTAAGCCACAGCACCTATTTTGGTCAATGAAAATGACTAAACGACAGGTCACAGGTCACTCTGCGGGACGAAATGAGCTTTCGCTGCGTTTGGACCAATGTCAGGTTTTGGCAACAGGCTTTTGACTATCCAGCGAAAGCCGAATGTCGGCTAGCTCGGGTTGAAAAGGGCCTCTCTGAAATCCCTAAGAAATGGCACCTGCGAGCGGGCTTTTGCGATCAGTCCAAGATCGAGATCGGCCGAAATAACGTCTTCAGCTTTGCCAGCGCGGGCCAAGTCTGTGCCGAAGGGGTCGACAATGCAACTCAAGCCGCAGAACCCATGGCCGTTTTCCGCGCCGCAGTAATTGGCATAAACCATGAACACGCCATTTTCGTAGGAGCGTGATGGGACGACGAAATTCGGCACTTGCTCCCAATCTTTGCCACCTGCCGTCGCAACGATGACAATTTCCGCGCCACCTAGCACTACGCTCCGCACGATTTCGGGGAACTCGCACTCATAGCAAATTATCATAGCAAGCGTTGCGCCCTCAAATTGGAAAAGGGAGAATCCAGACCCTGTTGCGAACCAGTCATGCTCCATCCCAGGTGGCAAAACCGTTTTGCGATGGTTTGCCAGTATCCTGCCGTGGTTGTCGATGAAAATGACTGAGTTATAGACGGTGTCGCCATCCCTTTCGGGGTATCCGTAGGCAATGGCGAGGCCGAGTTCTTTTGCAAGAGATTGAGCCTGTTGTGCGAAGTTCCCGTCTTGCGCCTCAGCGTATCGGTGCTGAGCTTCACCGACGTTGTAGCCGGACAAATACAATTCTGGAAAAACCAATAGGTTTGCGCCCTCAATTGCAGCCTGTCTGGTTTGCGCCTCAAGCAATCGAAAACGGTTATCCGTTCCTGCCAGACTTGCATCAACCTGCGCTATGGAAATTTTCATCGTTTCGGTGTCTCCGCGTTCCTAAGTTTGAACCGGCGCAAAGATTAGTGATTGAAGAGCCCCTAATCCCTCTCCGTTGCCCAGTTGACCAACTGCTGTTTCCAATCCGTCCGCCCGGTCATTCCCTAGTTTGGGTCGTGCATAGGCATGAAATTTTGCTTTGACTTCCTCTTCCGTAACTGGGTTTTCCGGATCACCAAGCGCCTCGGTGTCACCAGAGGTGAGCTTTTGACCATTTTTAAGGGTCAACATGACACTCGAAATGCGGTTGGCAGGGAATGCCGCGTTGTAGGTGTCGCTCTCAATCACTGTCATGCCATCAGCAAGTCGTTTGATTTCCGGGTCGCTGAAGCTGTGCTCCATTACGTCATCAGGTGAAACCCGTCCACGAACCATGGCAACTGCAGTCGGATAGGCGGTAGAGTATTGAGCCTCTTCGGTAGTTACTGGTGCTCGCTTGGCAAGACGTTTTGAGTTGTGGAAGGTAGTGATTTCGATCCTCTCGACCTCTTCAGAGCTCAAGTTATGGGCTAGCTTGAGATCAAGAACAGCCTGAACCGGCGGCTGCGCCCACCTGCAAATAGGGTAGTGCTTGTAGTATTGTTCCGTGATGCGCCAAATCTGTCCCAAATCATCCCACAGGTCAGAAACGTCATCCCCTTCAACGGTAACTGCCGGCGCTCCTGTAAACCCTTCTGCAGCAAGGTAGGCTGCCGATACGCCCGCCATTGCGCCCCAGCCAGAGCCATCCTTCACCATTGTTGGCGCGTCAATGACCCGCATCATTTGGCTGCGTGGTCCGTGGTATTCGGCAATGCCAATCGCCTCACGGGTCTCGGCGCTACCCAGCCCCAAGGTCCGCGCTCCAAGGGCGGCAGCCGCAATGGTGATCCAAGCACCCGAGGTGTGATAGTCACACGCGGTACGGTGCAGTGCGATCCCGGCACGCGTCCCGATCTCATAGCCGACGACCAAGGACGCAAGAAACGCTCTGTCGTCTTTGAGCTGCTCGGCTTGCGTGAATGACAACAGCGCAGGTAACACCCCACAGCCCACATGGCCTTTCGTCAGCTTGTGACCGTCATGTGCATCCAGGGCATCAATTGTAATGCCCCCTGCAAGCGCTGCCCCAGCCGGACTGACCAGCCGTCCATCAAAGAGCATCGGAACCTTGCGTTGCCCTGGCGCGAAATGCTCGGCCGCGTGGTTACGCATAATGCGCGACATCGACGTTTCTGTTGCTCCGGCCGCGACCCCAAGAAGATCCAACAGCCACTTTCGGCCAAGTCCAAGCATCTCTTCTGGAATGTTGTCAGCATCAGCCGAATGTAGAAATTCGCTAAAGATTTGTGACATCCCAATTTTCCCACGCAAGGTAATTTGGAGTCAGTAAATGACGCCGAAGAACGTGATACTTAGACAAAACCGACATAAGCCGACGAAACTGCCAAAGCGCAGTTCCTATTCACCAGGAACGGCCATTGGGCGCAGGAGCAGAAAATCAGCACTTTGGGCTCCTTGCCGCCATTAGATCGGTCGCAGCATTTTGGCCATCAGGCGGCATGGCCTTCGACGAGGACGGCCCATACCGGCCATTCGCCCATCGTCGCTCATGCCGCACTGCGGCCCGCCAGACCGGCCATTCGCCGCAACCGCGAAATCAAGAGGTTTGCGAATTCACGGTTCGCGGACTGAGTTAGCTTTAGCTGCAATTGCGCCAATGACGGCTTTCGGTTTTTGGCACCGACATATTGCTATCCCGCGTCAGCCAAACTGACGTTTTCGGTAGCACAGAGCATAAGCTTGATCGGACGAATGATCATGGCCTGCCTTGTTGTACATGGGAACTTCAACCAAAGTCAGGTCCGTAATTGCGCCGCGCGCTTCAAGGTCGCGGATCACTGGGTCGAAGTCAGCCTCTAAGTAGAATGTCTTGTTAACTCCGATGATAAAAAGCGCATCCGGTCGAGCAATGTCGAGAAGGCTTTCGAGTGGGGCTGGTCCTAAATGCCCGGACGTGAACGTTCCAGCAGACACAACCGCTCCATAGGCGTTCTTGATGGGGCCAAGGTCGGCCATCAGATCGGCTTGGATCGTCTTCCTGTATAGTGCCTTGCTGCGCGAGATTGCCAACATCTCTTCAGAGATATCAATGCCGTCAATCTGTTCGGGGCTTACCGCCAATGCCTCCGCTACTAGGCCGGTTCCGCAGCCGATATCAGCGATAGGTACATGGTCAGTATCAGCATTTTCCCGGTACAAAGTTGCAATAGCATTGGGGTATTCCCAGCCCAAAGCGCGTGCGAATTCGTCGTCATATGTCTCAGCGAACTCGTCGTAGTAGACTTTGTTGTCCTGCGGTGTCGCAAGTTTATATGCGTTTTCGAGGAGTGTCTGCCCCTTGCTCTTTGCTGTCATGTCATGCTCTTGGTTTCGGGTTGCTCTGGAAATCGCTCTCTAATTAAATCTTGGAAGCTTTTTGGGTAACCGACGCCAATACGTAGCCAAGCCTCGGCGAAGCCGGGTGCCTGCATATGGCGCGCAAGAGCGTTCAAATAGGCGTCCCAGACCTCATCTTCCACCAATTCGCGTTCATGTTGCATGTAGGCGGAGTAGATCAATGAGAAGTAGGTCCCAACGCCGCGTTCATACTGATACTGCTCGACTTCAGTGAGCTCGGTGGGGTTTGCGCCGCCCTTGGTCATCAGCTCGGCGTTCTCAGCGAGAAGGCCAAAAACCTCCCGTTCAAGCGTCATCAATGACTGGACAGTGGCACCCTCAATCGCGCGTGCATTGTGACGCACTTCATAGATCAAGAAAATGATAGAGATAACAACACCAATCGCTCCGGCAACAGAAGCGGTGCCTTCGATTGCGGGCCAGTTCAAATTGCTAAGCATTTCTCTTTAACTTCTTGGTTGCCATATATTCACCGTAACTCGGATTAAGACAGCTTTGCTACTTTTTTGGTTTGTCTTCTGAAAATGCGGGCATTCAGGCACCATGCAGCATCCGTCAAAACGGGCTCCTTGCCGCCAATAGATCGGTCGCAGCATTTTGGCCATCAGGCGGCATGGCCTTCGACGAGGACGGCCCAAAGCCGCCGTTCGTCGAGGGTAGCGATGCTACGACGCAGCTTACCTGAAAGCAGCCATTGGCCACGCGTCGGTTGCCGAGTTCGATCAGATAGGAGCTTTGCGGTCAAGTTCAATCACGCGGCCTGAATGTCGCATATGAAGGATATGAGATTTTCCCGAGAGGCTATCGTGCAACAAAGACCTCTTTGAATGGCCCGATATGACATCTCTAGCACCTCCCACCTCCACAGAGGATGCCCACAAGTATGGTGTGGTTTTCGTGTTTGCGGCTGGGGTTCTGTGGTCAACGGTCGGTCTTGGCATTCGCATGATAGAAGACGCCGTTGTGTGGCAGATTCTGCTCTATCGGTCGATCAGCATGACGCTTTTTCTTTACGTCGTCATTCGGGTCCGGTCGGGCGAAAGCCCTTTTGCCCAAATCCGCCGCACAGGCTTTCCCGCTGTGATCGCCGGACTTTCACTGGTTGCTGCCTATTCGGGCGCGATATACGCGATCCAGAATACCTCGGTCGCGAATGCAATGCTGCTTTTTGCGACATCACCCTTCATGACGGCGGTCTTGGGGCGGATCGTTCTGGGCGAGCGTGTGCGTACCGCGACATTGATCGCGATTGCCGTTGCCATTGGCGGGATCACGATCATGGTGGCCGATAAATCCGGTAGCGTCGTCCTGAAAGGTAGCCTCGCTGCACTAGGTTCGGCGTTTGGCTTCGCCGTTTTCACCGTTACTCTGCGATGGGGGCGAGCGGGTGAAATGCTCCCATCGGTATTCCTGTCCAGCGTGTTCGCGATCGTCGTTACAGTTGGTATATGCCTATTCTCGGGACTATCCCTTGCTCTTAGCTTGAACGACGGCGCGATATCCATGGGTATGGGCGTTTTTCAGGTGGGTGCGGGATTGATCCTGTACACGCTCGGGTCACGCAGCCTCCCTGCTGCTGAACTTGCCCTGCTGTCGCTGGCCGAGGTTCTGCTTGGCCCGCTTTGGGTCTGGCTCTTCCTTGGTGAAACAGCAACCTTCAATACGCTGATCGGAGGTGCCGTGCTGCTTGCGGCAATTGCAGGCAATGCAGTTTCAGGCAAGCGCCGTAAGCCTCCGCCAATAGCCACAATTTGAGGATGCATTCGGCCCGAACCGGACCCAGGGCGAGACTGCGACGCTACAGTGCCGCTTACAGATAGCGGTAATTGGGACAGCATGTGTGAAAAAGGGCATGTTCACTGAACCGCGTTATGATCTGTCAGCTGACGAATTTGCTGAGCAGAAAGCATAGCAGGACACGGCAACCCAATTCTCACTGAGAATATTTTATTGTTTGATATTGCCAATATTTGCTGGCAAGTCGTATTTGATAATTTCTAGGAAAGCAGCAGAACTAAAATGCAAGTAAGTGTTCGTGATAACAACGTGGATCAAGCGCTTCGGGCGCTCAAGAAAAAGCTGCAGCGTGAAGGTGTATTCCGAGAAATGAGGCTCAAAGAACATTTCGAGAAGCCGTCAGTTAGCAAGGCGCGCGAGAAAAAAGAAGCCATTAGTCGTCAGCGTAAACTGGCACGTAAAAAGGCCGAACGTGAAGGTTGAGGTCAAACCATCTATCTCGATAGCAGATATCAACTGTGTTGCAGAAACTCTGTAAAGCAGGCTCTCTGCCAACATTTGATCGGTCGCAGCGTGTTCAGCCAACGGATCGTGTTGCGCCAGCAGGGACGGCCCATTGCGGACTTTGGCACCAGTCTTCAGCGCTGCAGTGCTGCTTTTGCATTGCTGACATTAATGCACCGCGCAGCATTTGTAGACCCATCGTCGGTCTGTAAATCCAAAGATCAACAACCGCGTTAGCCTGCGCCGAATTTATCCAACCGAGTCAGAGCGATTAACGTTGCCCCGTTCCCGCAAGTTCAAAGTCTAGGTTTTGAAGGGTGCCAATTGGACTTAATTGGGGTTCAGGCAACTGCTCCTGCGGATTGCAGATCCGCCACCTGATCCTCGACGAAGGCATACGACTCCGTGTTGATATCTCCGCTCCAGCGCCAGATCGCGAGAAATCCTTCAGGCCCGGTCTTGAAGGCATGCGGCATTTGGCTGGGGTGATGGATCATGTCGCCAGCCCCCCGCATCCGGATATCATCGCCAGCAATCCAAAGGGCCTGCCCCGCAATAATGACATAGGTCTCATCGGCATCATGAAGATGCAGCGGATAATAAGATTCTGGCCGCATATAGACCAAGCCCAACCTCACGTCCGGTGCCGGGATCGGACCGTCTGGCCCCATCAGCGTGGCCACGCTGATCATCTCGGCAATCGTCTGTTCAGTTTGCCCTTCAACAGGGTTTGAACCCCAAGGCAGCAGATTGTGTGCCTTAAGCGCGGCGCGCGCTACAGGGTGTTCGCTACCCGCCAGGACCGTGCGAATGCCTTCATCAAAAAGACACGGCAGCACCTGTTCAAATCTCGTCGGCGATGGCGTCACCCTGAGTGTTTGGGCCGTATAGGGTCCCTGCGGATCAGCTTCGGCCTCGTAGACCCCCCAGATTGCCTCAAGCATTGCTTGAAGAAGATTGCTCTGAACCATCGCCATTCACTCCAAAGTACAC carries:
- a CDS encoding MmgE/PrpD family protein, with the translated sequence MSQIFSEFLHSADADNIPEEMLGLGRKWLLDLLGVAAGATETSMSRIMRNHAAEHFAPGQRKVPMLFDGRLVSPAGAALAGGITIDALDAHDGHKLTKGHVGCGVLPALLSFTQAEQLKDDRAFLASLVVGYEIGTRAGIALHRTACDYHTSGAWITIAAAALGARTLGLGSAETREAIGIAEYHGPRSQMMRVIDAPTMVKDGSGWGAMAGVSAAYLAAEGFTGAPAVTVEGDDVSDLWDDLGQIWRITEQYYKHYPICRWAQPPVQAVLDLKLAHNLSSEEVERIEITTFHNSKRLAKRAPVTTEEAQYSTAYPTAVAMVRGRVSPDDVMEHSFSDPEIKRLADGMTVIESDTYNAAFPANRISSVMLTLKNGQKLTSGDTEALGDPENPVTEEEVKAKFHAYARPKLGNDRADGLETAVGQLGNGEGLGALQSLIFAPVQT
- a CDS encoding dimethylsulfonioproprionate lyase family protein encodes the protein MVQSNLLQAMLEAIWGVYEAEADPQGPYTAQTLRVTPSPTRFEQVLPCLFDEGIRTVLAGSEHPVARAALKAHNLLPWGSNPVEGQTEQTIAEMISVATLMGPDGPIPAPDVRLGLVYMRPESYYPLHLHDADETYVIIAGQALWIAGDDIRMRGAGDMIHHPSQMPHAFKTGPEGFLAIWRWSGDINTESYAFVEDQVADLQSAGAVA
- a CDS encoding DMT family transporter, producing MTSLAPPTSTEDAHKYGVVFVFAAGVLWSTVGLGIRMIEDAVVWQILLYRSISMTLFLYVVIRVRSGESPFAQIRRTGFPAVIAGLSLVAAYSGAIYAIQNTSVANAMLLFATSPFMTAVLGRIVLGERVRTATLIAIAVAIGGITIMVADKSGSVVLKGSLAALGSAFGFAVFTVTLRWGRAGEMLPSVFLSSVFAIVVTVGICLFSGLSLALSLNDGAISMGMGVFQVGAGLILYTLGSRSLPAAELALLSLAEVLLGPLWVWLFLGETATFNTLIGGAVLLAAIAGNAVSGKRRKPPPIATI
- a CDS encoding class I SAM-dependent DNA methyltransferase, producing the protein MTAKSKGQTLLENAYKLATPQDNKVYYDEFAETYDDEFARALGWEYPNAIATLYRENADTDHVPIADIGCGTGLVAEALAVSPEQIDGIDISEEMLAISRSKALYRKTIQADLMADLGPIKNAYGAVVSAGTFTSGHLGPAPLESLLDIARPDALFIIGVNKTFYLEADFDPVIRDLEARGAITDLTLVEVPMYNKAGHDHSSDQAYALCYRKRQFG
- the rpsU gene encoding 30S ribosomal protein S21 encodes the protein MQVSVRDNNVDQALRALKKKLQREGVFREMRLKEHFEKPSVSKAREKKEAISRQRKLARKKAEREG